One Streptomyces mobaraensis NBRC 13819 = DSM 40847 DNA segment encodes these proteins:
- a CDS encoding DUF5685 family protein yields the protein MFGIIRPCRHRLSEAMRTEWMAHLCGLCLALRGDHGQFARIATNYDGLVISVLVEAQSPRQAGETTGWRRKAGPCPLRGMRTASVATGEGARLAASVSLVLASAKLRDHAADGDGAMARRPVAAAARRVAASWDRAGARTGSDLGFDTALLVDAVERQTGLEALAGPGTPLVSLTEPTETATAAAFGHTAVLAGRPENREPLEEAGRLFGRLAHLLDAVEDLEADAESGAWNPIAATGADLADVRRLCDDAVHGVRLALADVAFASKAQGRLAHLLLVHELPRAVDRAFATEGCGHPGHARGHEQGQGRAGEHGGSEEAGVRAAFGPPPVMPPPPAPPEPPRRGRQRGLLAGCAVWAGLFCTCQVCCRDPYHDPWSGQPREGWCHKCDCDDCSDCGDCCDCCDCCGNCCSCGDGCGCDGCGCDC from the coding sequence TTGTTCGGAATCATCAGACCGTGTCGGCATCGGCTCTCGGAGGCCATGCGGACGGAGTGGATGGCTCATCTGTGCGGTCTCTGCCTGGCTTTGAGGGGAGATCACGGGCAGTTCGCCCGAATAGCGACGAACTATGACGGATTGGTGATATCCGTCCTGGTCGAGGCGCAATCCCCGCGGCAGGCCGGGGAGACGACGGGGTGGCGGCGGAAGGCGGGGCCCTGCCCGTTGCGCGGGATGCGTACGGCGTCGGTCGCCACCGGGGAGGGCGCGCGGCTGGCCGCGTCCGTCTCCCTCGTCCTCGCCTCCGCGAAGCTGCGGGACCACGCCGCCGACGGGGACGGGGCGATGGCCCGCCGCCCGGTGGCCGCGGCGGCCCGCCGGGTCGCCGCCTCCTGGGACCGCGCGGGCGCCCGCACCGGCTCCGACCTGGGCTTCGACACCGCGCTGCTGGTCGACGCGGTCGAGCGGCAGACCGGCCTGGAGGCCCTGGCCGGACCCGGCACCCCGCTGGTCTCGCTCACCGAACCGACCGAGACCGCCACCGCCGCCGCCTTCGGGCATACCGCCGTACTGGCCGGCCGTCCGGAGAACCGGGAGCCGCTGGAGGAGGCGGGCCGCCTCTTCGGACGGCTCGCGCACCTGCTGGACGCGGTCGAGGACCTGGAGGCCGACGCGGAGTCGGGCGCCTGGAACCCGATCGCCGCCACCGGCGCCGACCTCGCGGACGTCCGGCGGCTGTGCGACGACGCGGTGCACGGCGTGCGGCTCGCGCTCGCCGACGTCGCGTTCGCGAGCAAGGCCCAGGGGCGGCTCGCGCACCTGCTGCTCGTCCATGAACTCCCGCGCGCCGTCGACCGGGCGTTCGCCACGGAGGGGTGCGGACACCCCGGGCATGCGCGGGGGCATGAGCAGGGACAGGGGCGGGCAGGGGAGCACGGCGGGAGCGAGGAGGCGGGCGTCCGGGCCGCGTTCGGGCCGCCGCCCGTCATGCCGCCGCCGCCCGCGCCGCCGGAGCCCCCGCGACGCGGCCGGCAGCGCGGGCTGCTGGCCGGATGCGCGGTGTGGGCCGGGCTCTTCTGCACCTGCCAGGTGTGCTGCCGGGATCCGTACCACGACCCGTGGAGCGGACAGCCGCGCGAGGGGTGGTGCCACAAGTGCGACTGCGATGACTGTAGCGACTGCGGTGATTGCTGCGACTGTTGCGACTGCTGCGGCAACTGCTGTTCTTGCGGGGACGGTTGTGGGTGTGACGGGTGCGGGTGCGACTGCTGA
- a CDS encoding cell division protein SepF has protein sequence MGSVRKASAWLGLVDDSDDERYYDDEYAEGPEPGDSWVTSPRVRVADEAAQEQGTRIATVTPDGFRDARGIGELFREGVPVIVNLTAMEPSDAKRVVDFAAGLTFGLRGSIERVANRVFLLTPADYKVVNGEPVGRVNGGFFNQS, from the coding sequence ATGGGTTCGGTGCGTAAGGCGAGTGCCTGGCTTGGCCTCGTCGACGACAGCGATGACGAGCGCTACTACGACGACGAGTACGCCGAGGGGCCCGAGCCCGGTGACTCCTGGGTGACGAGCCCGAGAGTCCGTGTCGCCGACGAGGCGGCCCAGGAACAGGGCACCCGGATCGCCACGGTGACCCCCGACGGCTTCCGCGACGCCCGCGGCATCGGCGAGCTCTTCCGCGAGGGCGTCCCGGTGATCGTCAACCTCACCGCGATGGAACCGAGCGACGCCAAGCGGGTGGTGGACTTCGCGGCCGGTCTGACCTTCGGCCTCCGCGGCTCCATCGAGCGGGTCGCCAACCGGGTCTTCCTGCTCACCCCGGCCGACTACAAGGTGGTCAACGGGGAGCCGGTGGGCCGGGTGAACGGGGGCTTCTTCAACCAGAGCTGA
- a CDS encoding acyl-CoA dehydrogenase family protein — MPAMPDQPVEADQAAGADRPVTPAGPVKPVKPAKPAAFDPYDPLGIDDLLTDEDRAVRATMRQWAADRVLPHIAEWYERGELPGIRELARELGSLGALGMSLTGYGCAGASAVQYGLACLELEAADSGVRSLVSVQGSLAMYAIHRFGSEEQKRRWLPPMAAGETIGCFALTEPDHGSDPAGMRTHAKREAGGDWVLTGRKMWITNGSVAGVAVVWARTDEGIRGFVVPTDRPGFSAPEIKHKWSLRASVTSELVLDGVRLPADAVLPEAVGLRGPLSCLSHARYGIVWGAMGAARASFEAALDYARTREQFGRPIGGFQLTQAKLADMAVELHKGVLLAHHLGLRMDAGRLRPEQVSFGKLNNVREAIEICRTARTILGANGISLEYPVMRHATNLESVLTYEGTVEMHQLVLGKALTGIDAFR; from the coding sequence ATGCCCGCCATGCCCGACCAGCCCGTCGAGGCCGACCAGGCCGCCGGGGCCGACCGGCCCGTGACGCCCGCCGGGCCCGTGAAGCCCGTCAAGCCGGCGAAGCCCGCCGCGTTCGACCCGTACGACCCGCTCGGCATCGACGACCTGCTGACCGACGAGGACCGCGCCGTCCGCGCCACCATGCGGCAGTGGGCGGCCGACCGCGTCCTGCCGCACATCGCCGAGTGGTACGAGCGCGGCGAACTGCCCGGCATCCGGGAGCTCGCCCGCGAGCTGGGCTCGCTGGGCGCGCTCGGGATGTCGCTCACCGGCTACGGCTGCGCCGGCGCGAGCGCCGTGCAGTACGGGCTGGCCTGCCTGGAGCTGGAGGCGGCCGACTCCGGCGTGCGCTCCCTGGTCTCCGTGCAGGGCTCGCTGGCGATGTACGCCATCCACCGCTTCGGCTCCGAGGAGCAGAAACGCCGCTGGCTGCCGCCGATGGCCGCCGGGGAGACGATCGGCTGCTTCGCGCTCACCGAGCCCGACCACGGTTCCGACCCCGCCGGCATGCGCACCCATGCCAAGCGCGAGGCCGGCGGCGACTGGGTGCTCACCGGCCGCAAGATGTGGATCACCAACGGCTCGGTGGCCGGCGTCGCCGTCGTCTGGGCGCGGACCGACGAGGGCATCCGGGGCTTCGTCGTCCCCACCGACCGCCCCGGCTTCTCGGCCCCCGAGATCAAGCACAAGTGGTCGCTGCGCGCCTCGGTCACCAGCGAGCTCGTCCTGGACGGGGTGCGGCTGCCCGCCGACGCCGTCCTCCCGGAGGCCGTCGGCCTGCGCGGGCCGCTGAGCTGTCTGAGCCACGCCCGGTACGGCATCGTCTGGGGCGCGATGGGCGCGGCGCGCGCGAGCTTCGAGGCGGCGCTGGACTACGCGCGGACCCGGGAGCAGTTCGGCCGGCCGATCGGCGGCTTCCAGCTCACCCAGGCCAAGCTGGCCGACATGGCGGTGGAGCTGCACAAGGGCGTCCTGCTCGCCCATCACCTGGGGCTGCGGATGGACGCGGGGCGGCTGCGGCCGGAGCAGGTGAGCTTCGGGAAGCTGAACAACGTGCGGGAGGCGATCGAGATCTGCCGTACCGCCCGGACGATCCTCGGGGCCAACGGGATCTCGCTGGAGTACCCGGTGATGCGGCACGCGACGAACCTGGAGTCGGTGCTCACCTACGAGGGGACGGTGGAGATGCACCAGCTGGTGCTGGGGAAGGCGTTGACGGGGATCGACGCGTTCCGGTGA